One window of the Trifolium pratense cultivar HEN17-A07 linkage group LG2, ARS_RC_1.1, whole genome shotgun sequence genome contains the following:
- the LOC123909892 gene encoding phloretin 4'-O-glucosyltransferase-like: protein MAQHNFLIIAYPIQGHINPALQFAKRVINLGAHVTFATTISLHRRLVNKPNIPGLSFAAFSDGYDDGYIPKDDADIVFYISEIKHRGSEFLKNIIVSAKKENHPFTCLIYTLTLTWAPKLAREFDLPSVLLWIQAATVFDIYHYYFHKHRDYITNKSEDAECSIDLPGFSFSFKSRDLPSFLLASNIYTWALPSFKEHLQILDEETNPRVLMNTVEEFESDALKDVDVGKIKMIPIGPLIPSAFLDGKDPSDTSSGGDVICVDSEDNYLEWLDMKGESSVVYVSFGTLAVLSKRQMDEIACALLDSGFPFLWVIRDNKLQKQKDEDDAELSYRVEIENNVNGKIVKWCSQVEVLSHSSLGCFVTHCGWNSTLECLSLGVPMVAFPQWIDQTTNAKLIEDVWKTGVRMNCDEEGIVKADEIRRCLELVMGNGEKGEELRRNAKKWKNFAREAVKEGGSSDKNLRNFLLDN, encoded by the coding sequence ATGGCACAACACAACTTTCTCATCATCGCATACCCTATCCAAGGTCACATAAACCCTGCCCTACAATTCGCCAAGCGAGTCATTAATTTGGGCGCGCATGTCACTTTTGCTACCACTATCTCCTTACACCGTCGCCTTGTTAACAAACCAAACATTCCCGGTCTCTCCTTCGCCGCCTTCTCTGACGGCTACGACGACGGTTACATACCAAAAGACGATGCTGACATCGTCTTCTACATATCCGAGATCAAACACCGAGGCTCAGAATTTCTCAAAAATATCATAGTCTCcgccaaaaaagaaaatcatccATTCACATGCTTAATCTACACTCTTACACTTACTTGGGCCCCCAAGTTAGCGCGGGAGTTTGACCTCCCATCTGTGCTACTTTGGATTCAAGCAGCAACTGTTTTTGATATCTACCATTATTACTTTCACAAACACCGTGACTACATCACAAACAAATCAGAGGATGCGGAGTGTTCAATAGATTTACCAGGATTTTCATTCTCTTTTAAAAGTCGTGACCTTCCCTCATTTTTATTGGCTTCAAATATATACACTTGGGCTCTTCCATCTTTCAAGGAGCACCTTCAAATCCTAGATGAAGAAACTAACCCGAGAGTACTTATGAACACCGTTGAGGAATTTGAATCAGATGCACTCAAAGATGTTGATGTTGGTAAGATCAAAATGATACCCATTGGACCGTTGATTCCATCCGCTTTCTTGGACGGTAAGGATCCTTCAGATACTTCATCTGGTGGAGACGTTATCTGTGTTGACTCGGAGGATAATTACCTTGAATGGTTGGATATGAAGGGTGAATCATCTGTTGTTTATGTTTCATTTGGTACTCTTGCTGTTTTGTCCAAGAGACAAATGGATGAAATTGCATGTGCGTTGTTGGATTCTGGGTTTCCATTTTTGTGGGTAATTAGAgataataaattacaaaaacaaaaagatgaagatgatgctgagtTAAGTTATAGAGTGGAAATTGAGAATAATGTCAATGGTAAGATAGTGAAATGGTGTTCCCAGGTGGAGGTTTTGTCGCATAGTTCATTGGGTTGTTTTGTGACGCATTGTGGATGGAATTCGACCTTGGAATGTTTAAGTTTAGGGGTTCCTATGGTGGCGTTTCCTCAATGGATAGACCAAACTACTAATGCAAAGTTAATTGAAGATGTGTGGAAGACCGGAGTGAGGATGAATTGTGATGAGGAAGGGATAGTGAAAGCTGACGAAATTAGACGATGTTTGGAATTGGTTATGGGAAATGGAGAAAAAGGAGAGGAACTAAGAAGAAATGCTAAGAAATGGAAGAATTTTGCTAGGGAAGCTGTGAAAGAAGGTGGATCTAGCGATAAAAATTTGAGGAATTTCCTACTTGATAATTGA
- the LOC123908111 gene encoding receptor-like kinase TMK4, whose translation MAPPKSKLKTLISLSKLFLSFSLLLHTAIADDAVFMNKLSKALTPTPSGWSSSATFCNWSGVKCDGSNRVISINLASSSLTGKLPSDLNSLSELTTLSLQSNSLSGELPSLANLSNLQTVFLGNNNFTSIAKGCFEGLTSLQKLSLTPNTNLAPWTIPTELTQSSNLVELDLGQTNLIGSLPDIFDTLVSLQKLRLSYNNLTGDLPNSFSGSGIQNLWLNNQQDDYGFTGSIDLLSSMSHLTQVWFQKNKFTGPIPDLSNCTNLFDLQLRDNQLTGVVPSSLMSLSSLTNVSLDNNKLQGPFPSFEKGVKVTLDGINSFCGKAPGPCDPRVTTLLDIAAGFGYPLPLASSWGGNDPCDDWSFVVCSGSKIITINLPKKHLNGTISPAFGNLTDLRNLYLGGNNLSGSIPGSLTGLTQLEVLDVSNNNLSGDIPMFSGKVKFNSAGNVLLGHSGGGGGSGTTPPTDSGGAPNGSPSGKASGSSLSPGWIAGIAVIVVFFVAVVLFVFCKCYTKNRRHGKFGRVNNPENGKGDVKIDVMSVSNSNGYGGVASELQSQGSERSDIQVFEGGNVTISIQVLRQVTGNFSEDNILGRGGFGVVYKGELHDGTKIAVKRMESVAVGTKGLNEFQAEIAVLTKVRHRHLVALLGFCINGHERLLVYEYMPQGTLTQHLFDWGENGCAPLTWKQRVAIALDVARGVEYLHSLAQQSFIHRDLKPSNILLGDDMRAKVADFGLVKNAPDGKYSVETRLAGTFGYLAPEYAATGRVTTKVDVYAFGVVLMELITGRRALDDSMPDERSHLVSWFRRVLVNKENIPKAIDQTLNPDEETMESIYKIAELAGHCTAREPHQRPDMGHAVNVLVPLVEQWKPSNHEEEDGYGIDLHLSLPQALQRWQANEGTSTMFNDMSFSQTQSSIPSKPSGFANSFDSMDCR comes from the exons ATGGCTCCTCcaaaatcaaaactcaaaaccctaatttctctctctaaactcttcctttctttctctctcctcctcCACACCGCCATTGCCGACGATGCCGTTTTCATGAACAAGCTTTCAAAAGCCCTTACTCCAACTCCCTCAGGCTGGTCATCGTCAGCCACATTCTGCAACTGGAGCGGCGTCAAATGCGACGGTTCAAATCGCGTAATATCGATTAACTTAGCTTCTAGTTCACTCACCGGAAAATTACCTTCCGATCTGAACTCACTGTCAGAACTCACTACACTTTCTCTTCAATCCAACTCTCTCTCCGGTGAGTTACCTTCACTCGCTAATCTCTCGAATCTTCAAACGGTTTTTCTCGGAAACAACAACTTCACTTCAATCGCTAAAGGTTGCTTTGAAGGACTCACTAGTCTCCAGAAACTTTCCTTGACTCCGAACACTAACCTTGCACCGTGGACGATTCCGACTGAGTTGACTCAGTCTTCGAATCTCGTCGAACTTGACCTTGGTCAAACGAATCTCATAGGTTCGTTACCGGATATATTCGATACATTGGTTAGTTTGCAGAAACTTCGTCTTTCTTACAATAACCTCACTGGAGATTTACCTAACTCATTCTCTGGATCTGGGATTCAGAATTTGTGGCTTAATAATCAGCAAGATGATTATGGTTTTACTGGTTCTATTGATTTGCTTTCTTCGATGTCACATTTAACTCAAGTTTGGTTTCAGAAGAACAAGTTCACTGGTCCAATTCCTGATTTATCAAACTGTACTAATTTGTTTGATTTGCAGCTTCGTGATAATCAGTTAACTGGTGTTGTTCCGTCTTCTTTGATGAGTTTATCTAGCTTGACGAATGTTTCTTTGGATAATAACAAGTTGCAGGGTCCTTTTCCTTCTTTTGAGAAAGGTGTAAAGGTTACTCTTGATGGGATTAATAGCTTTTGTGGAAAAGCTCCTGGACCTTGTGATCCTAGGGTTACAACTTTGCTTGATATTGCTGCTGGTTTTGGGTATCCTCTTCCGTTGGCTAGTTCTTGGGGAGGGAATGATCCTTGTGATGATTGGAGCTTTGTTGTGTGTTCGGGATCGAAGATTATTACAATCAATTTACCAAAAAAGCATTTGAATGGGACCATTTCACCTGCATTTGGGAATTTAACTGATTTGAGGAATTTGTATTTAGGTGGTAATAATTTGTCAGGTTCGATACCGGGGAGTTTGACGGGTTTGACTCAACTTGAGGTTTTGGATGTGTCTAACAACAATCTATCTGGAGATATTCCTATGTTTTCGGGTAAAGTCAAGTTCAATTCTGCTGGTAATGTTTTGCTTGGGCATTCAGGAGGTGGTGGAGGAAGTGGAACTACTCCACCAACGGATTCTGGTGGTGCACCGAACGGAAGTCCATCGGGAAAGGCAAGTGGTTCTTCACTTTCGCCTGGTTGGATCGCAGGTATAGCTGTTATTGTTGTGTTTTTTGTTGCAGTGGTGTTGTTTGTGTTTTGCAAGTGTTATACCAAGAACCGGAGGCATGGGAAATTCGGAAGGGTTAATAATCCTGAAAATGGTAAAGGTGATGTTAAAATTGATGTCATGAGTGTTTCTAATTCTAATGGATATGGTGGAGTTGCGAGTGAGTTACAGAGTCAGGGAAGTGAGCGCAGTGACATTCAGGTTTTTGAGGGTGGAAATGTTACTATTTCTATCCAAGTTCTTAGGCAAGTAACCGGTAATTTCAGTGAAGATAACATTTTGGGTAGGGGAGGTTTCGGAGTTGTTTATAAAGGGGAATTGCATGATGGGACTAAGATTGCTGTGAAGAGGATGGAATCTGTTGCAGTGGGAACTAAGGGATTGAATGAGTTCCAAGCAGAGATTGCAGTTCTAACTAAAGTTAGGCATAGGCATTTGGTTGCTCTTTTAGGATTCTGCATAAACGGCCATGAAAGGCTTTTGGTGTATGAGTATATGCCGCAAGGAACATTAACACAACATCTGTTTGATTGGGGTGAAAATGGATGTGCTCCTTTGACTTGGAAACAGAGGGTAGCAATAGCTTTGGATGTAGCGCGGGGAGTGGAATACTTGCACAGCTTAGCTCAACAAAGTTTCATTCACAGGGACTTGAAACCCTCCAACATACTATTGGGTGATGACATGAGAGCAAAGGTTGCAGATTTTGGGTTGGTTAAAAATGCACCGGATGGCAAATATTCCGTTGAGACAAGATTGGCTGGAACATTTGGATATTTGGCACCTGAATATGCAG CCACTGGAAGAGTGACAACCAAAGTAGATGTTTACGCATTTGGAGTAGTTCTGATGGAACTGATTACTGGTAGAAGGGCATTGGACGATTCTATGCCTGACGAAAGATCGCATTTGGTTTCATGGTTCCGTAGGGTACTAGTCAACAAGGAGAACATCCCTAAGGCAATTGATCAAACACTGAACCCTGACGAAGAAACCATGGAGAGCATATATAAAATCGCTGAGCTTGCAGGCCATTGCACTGCTCGCGAACCACACCAGAGACCAGATATGGGACATGCAGTGAATGTCCTTGTTCCTCTAGTAGAGCAATGGAAGCCTAGCAaccatgaagaagaagatggttATGGTATTGACCTTCACTTGAGCCTTCCTCAAGCTCTGCAAAGATGGCAAGCCAATGAAGGCACTTCCACAATGTTTAATGACATGTCTTTCTCACAAACCCAATCAAGTATTCCATCAAAACCTTCAGGATTTGCAAACTCCTTTGATTCAATGGATTGCCGGTAA